Proteins from one Hydrogenophaga sp. SL48 genomic window:
- the yidC gene encoding membrane protein insertase YidC produces the protein MNDIRRSILWVVFGFSMVLIWDKWQIHNGKAPTFFPSSAVTAPQAAGGAAPAAGSNAAVPAATTAAAGVAAAPGGAPAPVAQRIDASTDVLKLTFNSEGGSLIGATLLKHASQQLGSEPLQLLVQNEKHTYVAQTGLIGGSFPTHKTPMSLVSGPTSLADGQNELMLRFESADVGGVKLAKTYSLQRGSYVIGVSHEVVNTGAAAVTPQLYLQLVRDGNKTDSETPFYSTFTGPAIYTEAQKYQKVEFADIDKDKTSFEKTSNDGYVAMVQHYFASAWLLGDGTVRENFARKVDNNLYSVGAITTLPAVAPGQSQKLDARLFIGPQQETVLETVAPGLELVKDYGWLTILAKPLYWLLEKIHGFVANWGWSIVLLVVLLKAAFYWLNASAYRSMAKMKAINPKVAEMRERLKGNPQLMQQEMMKMYREEKVNPLGGCFPIMIQIPVFIALYWVLLSSVEMRNAPWMGWITDLSTKDPYFVLPFIMTLTTIIQTALNPLPPDPLQAKMMWLMPLMFSVMFFFFPAGLVLYWITNNVLTIAQQSFINKRMGVPLKITNPFELFRK, from the coding sequence GCGGTGACAGCACCCCAGGCCGCTGGGGGGGCCGCTCCGGCTGCGGGCAGCAACGCTGCTGTGCCCGCAGCAACAACGGCTGCAGCCGGTGTCGCAGCAGCACCAGGCGGCGCGCCCGCGCCAGTGGCCCAGCGCATTGACGCCAGCACCGATGTGCTGAAGCTGACCTTCAACAGCGAGGGCGGGTCCCTGATCGGTGCCACATTGCTCAAGCACGCCAGTCAGCAACTGGGCTCCGAGCCGCTGCAGCTGCTGGTCCAGAATGAGAAGCACACCTATGTGGCGCAGACCGGCCTGATCGGTGGCAGCTTTCCCACCCACAAGACCCCCATGTCCCTGGTCTCGGGCCCGACGTCGCTGGCCGATGGCCAGAACGAGTTGATGCTTCGCTTCGAGTCGGCCGACGTGGGTGGCGTGAAGCTGGCCAAGACCTACTCATTGCAGCGCGGCAGCTACGTGATTGGTGTGAGCCACGAGGTGGTCAACACCGGCGCGGCGGCGGTCACGCCTCAGTTGTACCTGCAGCTGGTGCGCGACGGCAACAAGACCGACAGCGAAACCCCCTTCTATTCCACGTTCACCGGCCCAGCGATTTACACCGAAGCTCAGAAGTACCAGAAGGTGGAGTTCGCCGACATCGACAAGGACAAGACCAGCTTCGAGAAAACATCGAACGACGGTTACGTGGCCATGGTGCAGCATTACTTCGCTTCGGCCTGGTTGCTGGGTGACGGCACCGTGCGGGAGAACTTCGCCCGCAAGGTCGACAACAACCTGTACTCGGTCGGCGCGATTACGACGCTGCCTGCCGTGGCCCCCGGCCAGAGCCAGAAGCTCGATGCGCGCCTGTTCATTGGTCCGCAACAAGAGACGGTGCTCGAAACCGTGGCCCCGGGCCTGGAGTTGGTGAAGGACTACGGCTGGTTGACCATCCTGGCCAAGCCGCTGTATTGGCTGCTGGAGAAGATCCACGGCTTTGTCGCCAACTGGGGCTGGTCGATCGTGCTGCTCGTGGTGTTGCTCAAGGCCGCGTTCTACTGGCTCAACGCCAGCGCCTACCGCAGCATGGCCAAGATGAAGGCCATCAACCCGAAGGTCGCCGAAATGCGCGAGCGCCTCAAGGGCAACCCGCAGCTGATGCAGCAGGAAATGATGAAGATGTACCGGGAAGAAAAGGTCAACCCGCTGGGTGGCTGCTTCCCCATCATGATCCAGATCCCGGTGTTCATCGCGCTGTACTGGGTGCTGCTGTCGTCGGTGGAAATGCGCAACGCGCCCTGGATGGGCTGGATCACCGACCTGTCCACCAAAGACCCGTACTTCGTGCTGCCGTTCATCATGACGCTGACCACGATCATCCAGACCGCGCTGAACCCGCTGCCGCCGGATCCGCTGCAAGCCAAGATGATGTGGCTGATGCCGCTGATGTTCTCGGTCATGTTCTTCTTCTTCCCGGCCGGCCTGGTGCTGTACTGGATCACGAACAACGTGCTGACGATCGCCCAGCAGTCCTTCATCAACAAGCGCATGGGCGTGCCGCTGAAGATCACGAATCCGTTCGAATTGTTTAGGAAGTAA